The nucleotide sequence CTCTACATGCTGACTCACAGCTGTGTTATATATTGGCCTGTAGTCTCTAAGATAACCTTGTTTGTGTCAGTTTATTGGAGAACTACTGTACTGTCCAAGCTTACCGCAGCTTATTTTGGACATTTGCAGTTAGTGGACTTCCATAGAATCAAgtgttttacttgtgttttacTATCACCTTTTACAGATAAAATCACGAAGTGCtttacaaaagataaaaaagagaaaataatacagacaataaaactctaaatgatctaaaatctaaattaaacacaactacaaaaaagATGCAACCATAAGAGCCCATGAAGGACAACTGAGTTAGCATCGTCGGGTTACGGATCCACCTTCTGTTCACCTCGCACTGTCTGTTCTCCAACCAGTCGAGCAAGTCAAACCCCCTCCTGAGGAACCCATGCAGGTGGCGAGGTCAAGGCTGCCTGCCAGCGAACGACATCTAATTGAGGGCATGTGTCTTTATTGTGGGGAGACTGGACAAAGAGCTCATCAGTGCCTGTTAAACAGCAAGGCTCTTCAGCTAGCAGGGAGGTGCTGACCAGCCGTTCCACTCATCTAAACTCCCCAAAACGACCTACCATTCCATCCCACATCACTGACAGGCCACATCACAGGCACTCTACACTCAAAAGAGTGTACTGCCTTTATTGACCCCGGCTCTGATGCCAACTTCATCGGATGAGGCTTTAGTTCGTCTGTTGGGGCTGGAGGTAGAGGAACTTTCTGCCAAGCTTCAGGTAAAAGCCCTTGATGATCATGTCACTAACCCCCTTTAGTTTGTTACAAGGCCTGTTAAAGTAACAGTATCTGGCAACCATCACAAACTGTGCTTGTTATTTGTATATAATTGCACAAACACACCGTTCCCTTGGCTGTCTAATTACAACCCACATATTAGTTGGCCCTTCTGCAAAATTATGGGCTGGAGTCCCTTTTGTCTGGCTAACTGTTTACGTGCTGCTGAGGAACCATTGACCTGTCTAGAATTTCCTTTGACTATCATGACCTAGCTAAAGTGTTTAGCAAGGCACATGCCACATCTTACGATTGTGCTGTTGAACTATTGCCTGGCACCATGCCTCCCTGGGGTCATGTTCCTATACTTTTCCAGCCTGGGAAAGAAGCTATGCACGAATATATTGACTGTTCACTCAAGGCAGGCATTATTCGTCCTTCCTCCTCTCTAGCATGGGCAAGGTTTTTCTTTGTTGGGAAGCAAGCCGGGAGAGAATtgtattctagattttatgggaagccaatggagagaagttagtgaaggtgaaatatgacccctcttgctaattccagtcagcactcttgctgcagccttttggattaattgcaggctctttagggagttactggggcatcgtgaaagtagggaattacagtagtccaacctagaagtaataaatgcatggacaagttttccagcatcactttgagacaggatgctcctaatttttgAAATGTTCCTGTCACACTTGCGAAGTGCAGTCGATGGTAgtggacccagaaagagagacagaaccaGGTTATTTAGGAAGGTGAGAATGGTTTATTGGGGGGAGGGTAGCACGGGTAGAGACAGGGATAAGGAGAGGGCCGATGGGGAGCGATGTCCGGGGGAGGAGAGCCTGATCGGAGGAGCTTGAACCCAGTGCGGGGAAGAGGCGTAAAGGAAGACAAATGGTGACCATGGAATTAGGTGCCGTGGAGAAAAGGAGTTGAAGGGAATAGTTTGGACGCGGCAGGGCGGCCGGAGGTTCTGGGAgcagggagacacagagagaaggttAGTAGAACTATACAGCTTGATTCTTAGGAGCCTAGTGCACTCGAGTACCATGGCAGTTACTGAGACGATCTGGCGACTTGTGGTGTGAAGGAGACTGGTATAAGAGCTGCTGTCATTAAGGTGGATGATTGCATGCAGGTGTGGCCGCTGCCCCAGTCCAGGTGCACtggggagaaacaaacacacaaaacagacagagagagagagaaacaggggTGTGGAGGATGGGAGAGCGGGTGCTGTGAcagttccgtaggtggaagaaagctgttctagagatttgttttatatgtgaggtaaaggacaaattcTGGTCAAAAATAGCTCAGAGTCTCCTTGctgtagtactggaggccagacttatgccatctagagtaacaatatggttggacagcagatttctgagatttttagtcCCAAacactatgacttcagttttgtcttagTTTAGAAGTAATTGAACAAGAACTCTAGAAAAGTGCCAAAACAACAGAATTAGGTTTTTTTCAGGCTTTGGTGGCATCAGTATGAGTTGAAAGCCTTTTTGACAGGGTGGGAATCAGGAGTTTCAGGTAACGAAGCAaactctgcttctctctcattAAACCTGGGTTGCAAAGATTTCCTGGCATAATTACGCATGGCAGTATGGATATCTTCGTCCGAATCCATGTTTATCCACTTGGAAAAACCTAGCAAAAATCTCAAAGATAGGCAACATAACAGTGACTTTAGACAAACAAGGAGCTCTATGAACATCAAAATTAAGGTAAAGTTGTAGTTTAATTTAGGGGCAAAAAGGTAACCTCATCCACCAGCAGCAAAATGGCATAATTTTAGAATCATTCCAGCGGATCTCTGAAGCCATGACATTACATAGTCTTGGTCACCTTGAGAAACAGGCCGACCTGTCCTGTGGGCTGTACTAAACATTGAGCAGTCCAGGGGGTGGAGTTCATTCAGTGAATATATTCCAACTCAGGCGGCCAGGCCTCACTCACCTGGTATCTCCTCAACTTGTCTGAACACCAGCTCTTGAGCCTCGCTTTTTTCTCCTGCCATGGCCCTTAGACAGCAACAGGCACTCCAGCAATGTCAAGGAGCACTAAAAGTCGAGAGGGGTTTGTTTCTGGTCAAGGTAACAAAGTACTACATAAGCTCCTAGATGTGAAATAACATGTGGTGACAATACTTAATAGCAGGCAACACAAAATTGTTAGCTGAAAGGGCTAACACAGCAACATGAACAATGACAAATGTCCGAAAAAGCAGAGGAGTGACAGCAAAGCCCAACTCAAGCACCATCTTTCTCCGTCAGCTGGGTAACTTGATACACTTAGTGCAATGCCTGCGAAGATAAGACAGCTGGATTGTTAAATGCAACAGACTCCAACTGCTGTATGTGTCAACACATGTCAAACTACAATGCTCCTccagacaacacaaacacatgcagtagCTGtgtatttaatagtttttggacaacagaggTCTATGGCATCAACGTACAAAAGAATCCAGACTGCAGACTGACAATTAACCAAAGGTAAGTAGAGAAGGTCCATTGAtggctttaaataaataaatctttaattaatttagttacaattaattaagaaaatgaCTGCAGGTACAAATTGATGTTAAAGTCAGTTTACATTccaaagctgtaaacaaaacccAGCTGAAGTTTTCTATCATAATGTGCCTCCTATGCATGCAGACTGCATAAGTCTGAactcctgctgtgtgtttcaTGCGTGAAACgcaactccagacaatgtttAAGGCTTGGCTTAATCGGGTTTAATCTTTAATGTTGAATCTTTATACTCCTCATAGCATAACTTGGTAGAAGAAGTTAATGCTCATAAAGTACCTCAAGGCTGTGCTGAAAGCTtgtttaaattctgtttttttttcccccaagacATCGTGATCTTGTTTATCAGAATTTTTCCTTTAGTTTGAACAGTAAAATCAACATGTTTCCAGGGCATAAGGCAAAGGTATTAAAGTGTGACAGAGATCAGACCAACATCCAGACAGAAGAGGATCCAGATCAACACATCTGAGGTGAGAAACAATTAGATAGCTGTGTAGGTCCATACAAAGTTCAGTGATAAATATGGATTTTTTGTGTTCAAGCTCATATATAAGCTTTAAAGTGCTGAGGCTTAAAGGAAAGGTTCATTTCAGAAatcattgtttgtttgtatttttttagtttatctGAAAATTACATGAAGCTGTGTTAGAGAAGCCAAGTGGAAATGATCTGATGTTACAGTTTTTGGTTGTATAAGGTACTGGGTGCATCCTGAACACATGATTTTTATAATGACAGCAATGTGAATTAGTTTACAGACTTAACGTGTGATTAAAGCATATTTACAGGAGATATTTTTGTAGTACGTATAATTACATAGTTGTAGGTACCTGGTAACAACATGAAAAGTTActaagaaacaaagacaaaacgcTATTTCCAAGCCAACCaagctcagcagactctctcccaatattcaaaaaactgctaaaaagagaactcttccgcatcttcctatgcacttaaatctatattaaaaaaagaaaaaactaacttCCTTTCTATTCTTTCtcgcacttgtatctcgtgaaatgttaacacttttcctataggactttgctttgatgtttttcttcttgacttatatttttgctgccttgtacccacttgtaagttgctttggataaaagcgtctgctaaatgactaattctaaatgtaaatgtaaaccgGTCTTCACCTACCCTGAAAATCAAGTATATCATGTGATCTAGTTAAACAAGAAGCTGCCTCCATGGATGTTTTGCTCTGAAGTCACATTTGATCCTACAGGTTTTTGTGAAATCCCAGGTCCCTTGAATTACTGCTCTGAAATTGATTATTATAAACACAAAGTTTGCcgtttgttttttaagtgtaTGCATTGGTAAGATTAATATAGTAAAATCTGTTGTTATGTCTGGTCTGCCACATTTTTAAATCTGCCAAAATTTGAAAACCTTCCTCTCCCCTTAGGGAGACACCCTAAGAGTTTGCATcctaaaaatttaaatctgcATATTCTCCTCAGAATGGTACCTCCCTTAGCTTAGCTGAGAACCATTGTGGATTCTAAAATGTGACTGCTGTTTCCAGTTTGTGTTCCAGTTGTGGAACCAGTGTTCTGTCAAAGATGTGTTCTGCTATTGCCATCCTGATGATGATGAcggtgatgatgatgaagatctCTGCACAGGGTATGAACCACAGTCGGTGACGTTCTCCTCAGAGAGCAGTACCCCAACACTAATAGCACTTGTGTCTTTAATCAGGTATTGAGGAGATGTGTAAAAATGATCCAGTGGTGCCGTGCAGAAAGGATCTGAAGGACGGACCCTGGTATCAGCTCGGTGACAATCGCTGCATGAGGGCCTTCTTCTACACACAGCATCTCAACTTTGAAAATGCAGAGGTGAGACACGCACAGGAAATGTGACCTTAAACAGATGAGGCCACGGTATCAGAACTAAGTACTGCTAATAGTTTACAtaatgtatacatatatattttagtactaaatatgtttttaaatacagttctTTACTTGTAATACAGTATTTTTGCATAACTGTACTACTTTTAGATATGTAGCTGCAATATGACGTGACAGCTCTTCTTCTCTTTACTAATTTCAGATTGCCTGTAACAAGTACAATGCTGCTGGTTTTAAAGGACAGCTGGTGTCCATCAATAACAAAAAAGAGCTAGACAAAGTGATGTGTGCCATGTACAAAGTTCACCCTGGAAAACCACACTACTGGATCGGGCTCAAACGTCTAGATCAGATGGTGTGTTCTCATGACTATACATGGGTGGCTGACAGTGACCCAATATTTTGTAGCTGTACATTATGATAAAGTTGCAACAAACGTCCTGATGAACAAGAACACAACACTGTTGTGTGcaactgttgtgtttttcttttcagtttcctTTTCAGCCTCCTCAACGGATTTGGACTGATGGTCACGTCTACGACTTTCGCAACTGGGCTGGTGGGCAGCCCAACAATTATTTGCAAAGAGAGTCCTGTACGGAAATGAACTACTGGTGtaagtaacaaaagaaaaacatttttgatttatttaagaTCTCAGCTTTTATTAGATCATTGTCCACTGACAACTACCACAGCATgttatacaccaatcaggcataacatgaTGAGCACCTGTGTAATATaatccaatccaatacagcagctctgctaggaattctatttttaaaatgttataatttctctgtgtttaaGTCGAAACTATCAGAAAGGTAATTATTTTACTGGTGGAGTCGTACGGGAGTGCATTGTGagaggaggtggttctaatgatTTGACCACCTCCTTCGTTTTAAATCGACCCGAGTTTCTCTTTTGAGAACACCTCTGAATCGACTGATCTcccactgtgtgcatgtgtaaaatgCAACTCTGTACAATAAACACAGATGATTTGTGAAAGATGCTTAACAGAGGGTGGGCGAGctcctccacacacaaacacacacttaaaatgCAGAGTAGCAGCAGCTCCAGGGAGACACAGCCCAGCTGAGGATACATACTCAGGTGGATAACTTTTACTGTATCTTAACATGTGAATAGAACTGAgtttaaagataataaaaattgttctgtaaaacatcaaacatttataaaCGAGTAATAGTAAAGTGTGCGATCACGTATATGTTTTAACTGTAGTGAGTTTGTCTAACTGCTatgaaaatgctaaaacaaCAGCTGTCTGTATCTGTCACATTATTAAGTAACTGATCAACTTCTGGGTGAGTCTATTAGCAGCTCTACACGTAACTTGCCCCTCTCCATCTACCATCTGAACCAGCATCAAATGGCGCAGAAAAGAGTCTTAGTGTGTTAGTTACTGAtgtctgtaattattttaaagtttgcCCATTAATCAATATCCGGA is from Channa argus isolate prfri chromosome 22, Channa argus male v1.0, whole genome shotgun sequence and encodes:
- the LOC137108237 gene encoding C-type lectin Cal-like, which translates into the protein MCSAIAILMMMTVMMMKISAQGIEEMCKNDPVVPCRKDLKDGPWYQLGDNRCMRAFFYTQHLNFENAEIACNKYNAAGFKGQLVSINNKKELDKVMCAMYKVHPGKPHYWIGLKRLDQMFPFQPPQRIWTDGHVYDFRNWAGGQPNNYLQRESCTEMNYWSWGLWNDEACWSERPYMCQVRLY